The following coding sequences are from one Bos mutus isolate GX-2022 chromosome 22, NWIPB_WYAK_1.1, whole genome shotgun sequence window:
- the NADSYN1 gene encoding glutamine-dependent NAD(+) synthetase isoform X3 has product MPVMHRNVRYNCRVIFLNRKILLIRPKMALANEGNYRELRWFTPWSRSRQTEEYFLPRMLQDLTKQETVPFGDAVLSTWDTCIGSEVCEELWTPHSPHVDMGLDGVEIFTNASGSHHVLRKAHARVDLVTMATTKNGGIYLLANQKGCDGDRLYYDGCALIAMNGSIFAQGSQFSLDDVEVLTATLDLEDIRSYRAEISSRNLAASRVSPYPRVKVDFALSCHEDLLEPVSEPIEWKYHSPAEEISLGPACWLWDFLRRSRQAGFFLPLSGGVDSAATACLVYSMCHQVCEAVKRGNLEVLADVRTIVSQPSYTPQDPRELCGRVLTTCYMASENSSQETCDRARELAQQIGSHHIGLHIDPAVKALVGLFSLVTGASPRFAVHGGSDRENLALQNVQARVRMVIAYLFAQLSLWSRGAPGGLLVLGSANVDESLLGYLTKYDCSSADINPIGGISKTDLRAFVQLCVERFQLPALQSILAAPATAELEPLAHGRVSQTDEEDMGMTYAELSVYGRLRKVAKTGPYSMFCKLLDMWRDTCSPRQVADKVKCFFSKYSMNRHKMTTLTPAYHAESYSPDDNRFDLRPFLYNTRWPWQFRCIENQVLQLEGRQRQELDGVD; this is encoded by the exons GCCCGTGATGCACCGAAATGTCCGCTATAACTGCAGGGTGATATTCCTCAACAG GAAGATCCTGCTCATCAGACCCAAGATGGCCTTGGCGAATGAGGGCAACTACCGAGAGCTGCGCTGGTTCACGCCGTGGTCCCGGAGCCG GCAAACAGAGGAGTATTTTCTCCCCCGGATGTTACAGGACCTGACGAAGCAG GAAACTGTGCCCTTTGGGGATGCCGTCCTTTCCACATGGGACACCTGTATCGGGAGTGAGGTCTGTGAGGAGCTCTGGACACCCCACAG CCCACACGTGGACATGGGCCTGGACGGCGTGGAGATCTTCACCAATGCCTCGGGTAGCCATCACGTGCTGCGCAAAGCCCACGCCCGGGTGGACCTGGTGACCATGGCTACCACCAAG AATGGCGGGATCTACTTGCTGGCCAATCAGAAGGGCTGTGATGGGGACCGGCTGTACTACGACGGCTGTGCTCTCATAGCCATGAACGGCAGCATCTTTGCCCAGGGGTCCCAGTTCTCTCTGGATGATGTG GAAGTGCTCACTGCCACGTTGGATTTGGAGGACATCAGAAGCTACAGGGCGGAGATTTCATCTCGAAACCTGGCA GCCAGCAGGGTGAGCCCCTACCCCCGCGTGAAGGTGGATTTCGCCCTCTCCTGCCATGAAGACCTGCTGGAGCCCGTGTCTGAGCCCATCGAGTGGAAATACCACAGTCCCGCCGAGGAGATCAG CCTGGGACCCGCGTGCTGGCTCTGGGACTTCTTAAGACGCAGCCGACAG GCAGGGTTCTTCCTTCCCCTGAGCGGCGGGGTGGACAGCGCGGCCACCGCCTGCCTGGTCTACTCCATGTGCCACCAGGTCTGCGAGGCTGTGAAGCGTGGAA ATCTGGAGGTGCTGGCTGATGTCCGAACCATCGTGAGCCAGCCCAGCTACACCCCCCAGGACCCCCGGGAGCTCTGCGGCCGCGTCCTGACCACCTGCTACATGGCCAGCGAGAACTCCTCCCAGGAGACCTGCGACAGGGCCCGAGAGCTGGCCCAGCAGATTGGAAG CCACCACATCGGTCTCCACATCGACCCAGCGGTCAAGGCCCTCGTGGGCCTCTTCAGCCTGGTGACGGGTGCGAGCCCTCGGTTTGCGGTTCACGGAGGGAGCGACCGGGAGAACCTGGCTCTGCAGAACGTCCAG GCGCGGGTGAGGATGGTCATCGCCTACCTCTTCGCTCAGCTGAGCCTCTGGTCTCGCGGTGCCCCCGGCGGGCTTCTCGTGCTCGGATCCGCCAATGTGGACGAGAG CCTCCTTGGCTACCTGACCAAGTACGACTGCTCCAGCGCTGACATCAACCCCATCGGCGGGATCAGCAAGACAGACCTGAGAGCCTTCGTCCAGCTCTGCGTGGAGCGCTTCcagcttcctgccctgcagag CATCCTGGCAGCGCCGGCCACAGCTGAGCTGGAACCCCTGGCCCACGGACGGGTGTCCCAGACCGATGAG GAAGACATGGGGATGACATATGCGGAGCTGTCCGTCTACGGGAGGCTCCGGAAGGTCGCCAAGACGGGCCCCTACAGCATGTTCTGCAAACTCCTCGACATGTGGAGGGATACCTGCTCGCCCCGACAG GTGGCTGACAAAGTGAAGTGCTTTTTCTCCAAGTATTCCATGAACAGACACAAGATGACCACGCTGACCCCCGCATACCACGCCGAGAGCTACAGCCCGGACGACAACAGGTTCGACCTGCGGCCATTTCTGTACAACACCCGCTGGCCCTGGCAGTTCCGCTGCATCGAAAACCAG GTCCTCCAGCTGGAGGGGAGACAGCGGCAGGAGCTAGACGGCGTGGACTGA
- the NADSYN1 gene encoding glutamine-dependent NAD(+) synthetase isoform X4, with translation MHRNVRYNCRVIFLNRKILLIRPKMALANEGNYRELRWFTPWSRSRQTEEYFLPRMLQDLTKQETVPFGDAVLSTWDTCIGSEVCEELWTPHSPHVDMGLDGVEIFTNASGSHHVLRKAHARVDLVTMATTKNGGIYLLANQKGCDGDRLYYDGCALIAMNGSIFAQGSQFSLDDVEVLTATLDLEDIRSYRAEISSRNLAASRVSPYPRVKVDFALSCHEDLLEPVSEPIEWKYHSPAEEISLGPACWLWDFLRRSRQAGFFLPLSGGVDSAATACLVYSMCHQVCEAVKRGNLEVLADVRTIVSQPSYTPQDPRELCGRVLTTCYMASENSSQETCDRARELAQQIGSHHIGLHIDPAVKALVGLFSLVTGASPRFAVHGGSDRENLALQNVQARVRMVIAYLFAQLSLWSRGAPGGLLVLGSANVDESLLGYLTKYDCSSADINPIGGISKTDLRAFVQLCVERFQLPALQSILAAPATAELEPLAHGRVSQTDEEDMGMTYAELSVYGRLRKVAKTGPYSMFCKLLDMWRDTCSPRQVADKVKCFFSKYSMNRHKMTTLTPAYHAESYSPDDNRFDLRPFLYNTRWPWQFRCIENQVLQLEGRQRQELDGVD, from the exons ATGCACCGAAATGTCCGCTATAACTGCAGGGTGATATTCCTCAACAG GAAGATCCTGCTCATCAGACCCAAGATGGCCTTGGCGAATGAGGGCAACTACCGAGAGCTGCGCTGGTTCACGCCGTGGTCCCGGAGCCG GCAAACAGAGGAGTATTTTCTCCCCCGGATGTTACAGGACCTGACGAAGCAG GAAACTGTGCCCTTTGGGGATGCCGTCCTTTCCACATGGGACACCTGTATCGGGAGTGAGGTCTGTGAGGAGCTCTGGACACCCCACAG CCCACACGTGGACATGGGCCTGGACGGCGTGGAGATCTTCACCAATGCCTCGGGTAGCCATCACGTGCTGCGCAAAGCCCACGCCCGGGTGGACCTGGTGACCATGGCTACCACCAAG AATGGCGGGATCTACTTGCTGGCCAATCAGAAGGGCTGTGATGGGGACCGGCTGTACTACGACGGCTGTGCTCTCATAGCCATGAACGGCAGCATCTTTGCCCAGGGGTCCCAGTTCTCTCTGGATGATGTG GAAGTGCTCACTGCCACGTTGGATTTGGAGGACATCAGAAGCTACAGGGCGGAGATTTCATCTCGAAACCTGGCA GCCAGCAGGGTGAGCCCCTACCCCCGCGTGAAGGTGGATTTCGCCCTCTCCTGCCATGAAGACCTGCTGGAGCCCGTGTCTGAGCCCATCGAGTGGAAATACCACAGTCCCGCCGAGGAGATCAG CCTGGGACCCGCGTGCTGGCTCTGGGACTTCTTAAGACGCAGCCGACAG GCAGGGTTCTTCCTTCCCCTGAGCGGCGGGGTGGACAGCGCGGCCACCGCCTGCCTGGTCTACTCCATGTGCCACCAGGTCTGCGAGGCTGTGAAGCGTGGAA ATCTGGAGGTGCTGGCTGATGTCCGAACCATCGTGAGCCAGCCCAGCTACACCCCCCAGGACCCCCGGGAGCTCTGCGGCCGCGTCCTGACCACCTGCTACATGGCCAGCGAGAACTCCTCCCAGGAGACCTGCGACAGGGCCCGAGAGCTGGCCCAGCAGATTGGAAG CCACCACATCGGTCTCCACATCGACCCAGCGGTCAAGGCCCTCGTGGGCCTCTTCAGCCTGGTGACGGGTGCGAGCCCTCGGTTTGCGGTTCACGGAGGGAGCGACCGGGAGAACCTGGCTCTGCAGAACGTCCAG GCGCGGGTGAGGATGGTCATCGCCTACCTCTTCGCTCAGCTGAGCCTCTGGTCTCGCGGTGCCCCCGGCGGGCTTCTCGTGCTCGGATCCGCCAATGTGGACGAGAG CCTCCTTGGCTACCTGACCAAGTACGACTGCTCCAGCGCTGACATCAACCCCATCGGCGGGATCAGCAAGACAGACCTGAGAGCCTTCGTCCAGCTCTGCGTGGAGCGCTTCcagcttcctgccctgcagag CATCCTGGCAGCGCCGGCCACAGCTGAGCTGGAACCCCTGGCCCACGGACGGGTGTCCCAGACCGATGAG GAAGACATGGGGATGACATATGCGGAGCTGTCCGTCTACGGGAGGCTCCGGAAGGTCGCCAAGACGGGCCCCTACAGCATGTTCTGCAAACTCCTCGACATGTGGAGGGATACCTGCTCGCCCCGACAG GTGGCTGACAAAGTGAAGTGCTTTTTCTCCAAGTATTCCATGAACAGACACAAGATGACCACGCTGACCCCCGCATACCACGCCGAGAGCTACAGCCCGGACGACAACAGGTTCGACCTGCGGCCATTTCTGTACAACACCCGCTGGCCCTGGCAGTTCCGCTGCATCGAAAACCAG GTCCTCCAGCTGGAGGGGAGACAGCGGCAGGAGCTAGACGGCGTGGACTGA
- the NADSYN1 gene encoding glutamine-dependent NAD(+) synthetase isoform X2, producing MRLLEKQEPASCPSPAARELGDLSAGGNFVRLSWVVSGVGTGPPEHRRCRESIREPTWWMLAAHWAPEASGAESQLVTATVKETVPFGDAVLSTWDTCIGSEVCEELWTPHSPHVDMGLDGVEIFTNASGSHHVLRKAHARVDLVTMATTKNGGIYLLANQKGCDGDRLYYDGCALIAMNGSIFAQGSQFSLDDVEVLTATLDLEDIRSYRAEISSRNLAASRVSPYPRVKVDFALSCHEDLLEPVSEPIEWKYHSPAEEISLGPACWLWDFLRRSRQAGFFLPLSGGVDSAATACLVYSMCHQVCEAVKRGNLEVLADVRTIVSQPSYTPQDPRELCGRVLTTCYMASENSSQETCDRARELAQQIGSHHIGLHIDPAVKALVGLFSLVTGASPRFAVHGGSDRENLALQNVQARVRMVIAYLFAQLSLWSRGAPGGLLVLGSANVDESLLGYLTKYDCSSADINPIGGISKTDLRAFVQLCVERFQLPALQSILAAPATAELEPLAHGRVSQTDEEDMGMTYAELSVYGRLRKVAKTGPYSMFCKLLDMWRDTCSPRQVADKVKCFFSKYSMNRHKMTTLTPAYHAESYSPDDNRFDLRPFLYNTRWPWQFRCIENQVLQLEGRQRQELDGVD from the exons ATGAGGCTCTTGGAGAAACAGGAGCCTGcatcctgccccagccctgccgcGCGGGAGCTGGGTGACCTGTCAGCTGGAGGGAACTTTGTCAGGCTCAGTTGGGTCGTTTCTGGCGTGGGCACGGGACCACCGGAGCACAGACGATGTCGGGAGAGCATCCGGGAGCCGACATGGTGGATGCTGGCGGCCCACTGGGCCCCAGAAGCTTCAGGAGCTGAGTCACAGCTGGTTACAGCCACAGTCAAG GAAACTGTGCCCTTTGGGGATGCCGTCCTTTCCACATGGGACACCTGTATCGGGAGTGAGGTCTGTGAGGAGCTCTGGACACCCCACAG CCCACACGTGGACATGGGCCTGGACGGCGTGGAGATCTTCACCAATGCCTCGGGTAGCCATCACGTGCTGCGCAAAGCCCACGCCCGGGTGGACCTGGTGACCATGGCTACCACCAAG AATGGCGGGATCTACTTGCTGGCCAATCAGAAGGGCTGTGATGGGGACCGGCTGTACTACGACGGCTGTGCTCTCATAGCCATGAACGGCAGCATCTTTGCCCAGGGGTCCCAGTTCTCTCTGGATGATGTG GAAGTGCTCACTGCCACGTTGGATTTGGAGGACATCAGAAGCTACAGGGCGGAGATTTCATCTCGAAACCTGGCA GCCAGCAGGGTGAGCCCCTACCCCCGCGTGAAGGTGGATTTCGCCCTCTCCTGCCATGAAGACCTGCTGGAGCCCGTGTCTGAGCCCATCGAGTGGAAATACCACAGTCCCGCCGAGGAGATCAG CCTGGGACCCGCGTGCTGGCTCTGGGACTTCTTAAGACGCAGCCGACAG GCAGGGTTCTTCCTTCCCCTGAGCGGCGGGGTGGACAGCGCGGCCACCGCCTGCCTGGTCTACTCCATGTGCCACCAGGTCTGCGAGGCTGTGAAGCGTGGAA ATCTGGAGGTGCTGGCTGATGTCCGAACCATCGTGAGCCAGCCCAGCTACACCCCCCAGGACCCCCGGGAGCTCTGCGGCCGCGTCCTGACCACCTGCTACATGGCCAGCGAGAACTCCTCCCAGGAGACCTGCGACAGGGCCCGAGAGCTGGCCCAGCAGATTGGAAG CCACCACATCGGTCTCCACATCGACCCAGCGGTCAAGGCCCTCGTGGGCCTCTTCAGCCTGGTGACGGGTGCGAGCCCTCGGTTTGCGGTTCACGGAGGGAGCGACCGGGAGAACCTGGCTCTGCAGAACGTCCAG GCGCGGGTGAGGATGGTCATCGCCTACCTCTTCGCTCAGCTGAGCCTCTGGTCTCGCGGTGCCCCCGGCGGGCTTCTCGTGCTCGGATCCGCCAATGTGGACGAGAG CCTCCTTGGCTACCTGACCAAGTACGACTGCTCCAGCGCTGACATCAACCCCATCGGCGGGATCAGCAAGACAGACCTGAGAGCCTTCGTCCAGCTCTGCGTGGAGCGCTTCcagcttcctgccctgcagag CATCCTGGCAGCGCCGGCCACAGCTGAGCTGGAACCCCTGGCCCACGGACGGGTGTCCCAGACCGATGAG GAAGACATGGGGATGACATATGCGGAGCTGTCCGTCTACGGGAGGCTCCGGAAGGTCGCCAAGACGGGCCCCTACAGCATGTTCTGCAAACTCCTCGACATGTGGAGGGATACCTGCTCGCCCCGACAG GTGGCTGACAAAGTGAAGTGCTTTTTCTCCAAGTATTCCATGAACAGACACAAGATGACCACGCTGACCCCCGCATACCACGCCGAGAGCTACAGCCCGGACGACAACAGGTTCGACCTGCGGCCATTTCTGTACAACACCCGCTGGCCCTGGCAGTTCCGCTGCATCGAAAACCAG GTCCTCCAGCTGGAGGGGAGACAGCGGCAGGAGCTAGACGGCGTGGACTGA